The following DNA comes from Oncorhynchus clarkii lewisi isolate Uvic-CL-2024 chromosome 22, UVic_Ocla_1.0, whole genome shotgun sequence.
gagatttgtcttccaacaagacaatgatccaaaatataaagcaaaatctacaatggaatggttcaaaaataaacatatccaggtgttagaatggccaagtcaaagtccagacctgaatccaatcgagaatctgtggaaagaactgaaaactgctgttcacaaatgctctccatccaacctcactgagctcgagctgttttgcaaggaggaatgggaaaatttttcaatttttcagtttttgatttgttaaaaaagtttgaaatatccaataaatgtcgttccacttcatgattgtgtcccacttgttgttgattcttcacaaaaaaatacagttttatatctttatgtttgaagcctgaaatgtggcaaaaagtcgcaaagttcaagggggccgaatactttcgcaaggcactgtatgtctatgCTTAACGGCAGGTGGATTTTACATCTTGTGGGGGGGACTTTTAGGTATTCTTGCCATCGTAGTCTTAGTTACTGGGATAATCATCGCCATAGTACTATCCTTCACGTATGTAAGTGCCTCGGTGTAGTCAAATGTTGaactattgaaaaaaaaaaataataatatgctTGCATCTTTTTCACATCAAATGCACTTCAATAGTAGGGCGTATCTCTATTTgtaagtacactatatatacaaaagtaggtggacaccccttaaaatgagtggatttggctacttcggccacacccattgctgacaggtgtataaaattgagcacacatccatgcaatctccatagacaaacattgacagtagaatggccatactgaagagctcagtgatttccaatgtggcaccgtcataggatgccacctttccaacaggtaAGTTCAAtaaatttcttccctgctagagcttccccggtcaactgtaagggctgttaatgtgaagtggaaacgtctaggagcaacaacggctcagccgtaaagtggtaggccacacaaggtcaAAGAAAAGgactgccaagtgctgaagcgcgtaaacatcatatgtcctcggttgcaaaactcactaccaagttccaaatggcctctggaagcaacgtcaccacaataactgtttgtcgggagctccatgaaatgggtttccatggccgagcagtagcacacaagcctaagaccacTATGTGCAATGCTAAGCGTcggatggagtggtgtaaagctcaccgccattggactaaggaacagtggaaatgcattcCCTGGAGTGATttatcacgcttcaccatctggcagtccgactaacaaatctgggtttggtggatgccaggagaacgctacctgcccaaatgcatggTGCCAACTGATTTtcgtggttcgggctaggccccttagttccagtgacgggaaatcttaatgcatactatgacattctagaccattctgtgcttccaactttgtggcaacagtttggcgaAGGCCTTTTCCtattttagcatgacaatgcccctgtgcacaaattgaagtccatacagaaatggtttgttgagatcggtgtgtaagaacttgactggcctgcacagagccctgaccccaaccccatcgaacatcttcggtatgaattggaacgccgactgcgagccaggcctatcacccaacatcagttcccaacctcactaatgctcttgtagcttAATGGAATTAAGTCCCTGCCTCAATGTCTCAACATCTAGTgaaaatccttcccagaagagtggaggctgttaagcagcaaaagggggacaaactccatattaatgcccatgattttgtaatgagatgttttcatttttatttaactaccggtaggcaagtcagttaagaacaagttcttatttacaatgacggcctacaccggccaaacacggacgacgctggccaattgtgtgccgcccgaatacacatacttctggtcatgtcGTGTATCTGATAAATGTAGgcctatacatacagtacagaagcTCCTGTGTTTTCTTCCACTCGCAGGTCCCACGGCTTCACATGCTATACGCTGCAATCGGAGCTGTCGTTTACACACTGGTGAGTTCATTGAAAACACTCAGTATTTCAGAGGGAATTGTATGGAATTAACCATTTCTATTTTGACATTTTTAGCACCTAGCTACTCATCGGAAAACGTGAGCTTTCCGTCATCCCAGAGGTGTTTTTTGGAGCACTATCACTTTATGTTGACATCGTCCAGATCTTTATTTTCCTCTTGCAACTAGTTGGCGCTTCCACAGAACAAAGGCAGGAGGATGACGTTTGACCTGGTGTGGATCATCCTTCTATTGTATTTATTCGCCCAATCTGTCGCTGCtcctaaacaaaacaaaaaatgtttgTCTTTTGACGCCGTTAACATGGTAACCTTATGAGAGTGCTGCGCAATTTCAATTAAGGTGAAATATATACCACAGTATATTTATTATTCCCAGAATGGATGTTATGAATGCAACAGGCTTGTCTGAATGACATATGACTTGACCTaagtatttttttcaaaaactttgtCCTTACGTTGCCTTTTCTCCTGAAACAGTACACATTTAAAACATAATTAAATATGAATTGTCAATACATTAAATGTTAAAATAGCTCAAACTGTGTGCTTGAATGCATCCATTGATACTATATTACAAATGACAGTATATTCTAACATCGCTTCTCTTAGAAATTAAATGTGATACACTGTAGAAAGGGATGAACTTTCCTTGAGATATATATTTCTGATTATCAGAACCCCTCCTTAATCGAGACAAGTACATATCAGAAGGTCCCTGTAGTTCTGCAGTTCGGTCTGTGAAAAAGCAATTATTCCATGGGGACTTAATTACAACCCAATCACCAACCTAACTGATTTAGGATGGAATAGAGGGGGGGATGTAATGAAAAAAAGCATGTTCTCATATACAGCTTATCAGTATAGGGACTTTTCCAATTATGAGCCTACTGATGAGTTCTTCCCTTGAGTTGATTTCAGACACTATTCCTTTCAGGTGCCATTTCACCATGGTGCTTTTCCTGACAAAAAGAGCTTTATCATGTCCACCAATTATAAAAAGTATAATGAACCCTGAAATATGTTTCAAACATGACATCAGCCGTCCCCACAGGTAATCAAAAGACTTCTACATTGTTTCTCAAGTAATCAGGCTTGTAGTGATAAAAACGCCCGAATGAATCAGTGGAGAAAAGCAAGCACCTTAGCACATTGTCTACAGCAAAGAATGTGTTGAATACGATAGGGGTTGTTTCTCCCATAAAAGAACGTAAAGAAAGTGAAATGTGCTTTTGAAGTTCTTAATACTTTTTACttcaaaaacatcaaacaattaCAACAAATGTCAGCAGACCATGATTATTTATTAGTCATACCTCTGTAGTGTGACAAAGACTGGTATCAAAGTTGATCAACCCCATAGAAAAGTGTTAAGAGATACAACACAAGTTAAGTAATCCATAGGTGAGCCTAAGCCAACACATCCCTTAATCATATTCCACTTCTGTATTGTGTATTAAGACTCCTCCCTTATATTATCAATCTATTTCTTCATGTGTCATTTTCTATTACTGAATTCTGTTGACCGTAGTACCCTGGCTTGATTCTCTATTTGTTAATCGCAGTAGCACTTCAGTGTCGTGGCACTAATTTCTCAACTCTGTCTGGTGTATTGGAGATGGATATAGATTCCCCATGTCCTGCATCTGTCTCCAGTGGCGATGGCCGTTCAGGGGGTCAAGCGTTTGGGGTCACGGGGGAACATGGAGACCTGGCGGACATTGTGAAGACCCAGGTAGAGCATGCAGACTCTTTCCAGCCCTGAGGGAGAGAACTCACCATCACCGTCACAGTACACTAACGATGAGTATATTTAGAGTACCTTTACAATGTTTTTCATAATGACTATATTTACCATGAGAATATTTAGCATATATTTACATTGGATTTCATATTGAGAGGGTTTAGAATAAGTATTTAATGTCTTACCAATGCCACCACCTCCGTGTGGGGGAGCTCCGTAACGGAAAGAGTCGATGTAGGACTTGATCTTCTCCAGATCTGCATCAACATTTTACATATCAGCACCAGCCACCAGTGTATTTGTAACATAGTAAAAATATGCTTATTCTCTAGCAATCGCttgagaggagggaaggaagcaTGATTTATTGAGTGACAAATATTGCCCGCCTTGAATAACAAGGCAGAGTTGTCTAATTACCAATGTTGTGGTGAATGGCCCTCTCAGTGAGCAGCTGGGCATCGTGGATCCTCTGAGCGCCAGAGaggatctcctctcctctcatgaaCATGTCGTAGGAGTTGGAGTATTTCTGAGAAGGAACCATCAGTCGTATAACAAGTTCAGTGAATGCCACAATGGTGTCATGAGCATGtgtagtgcatgtgtgtgtgtgcgtttagtGACGCGCATACTTTGTCATTGGGGTCAGGCATGGTGTAGAAGGGCCTCACAGCCAGGGGGTACTTGTCCAGCACATAGAAGTCAGTGTCATACTAACAGAAAAGAAACAGAGATGAGTTAGTCCGCTTTACAGCTAGATATGACCTGCATGTGtacctacaggtaactgccaaaaataaaggaaacaccaacttTCGTGTCTTAATAGGGCATAGGGAAACCACGAGccggcatagattctacaagtgtctggaactcaatTGAAGGGATGTAACGCCATTCTTacaaaataatttccataatttggtgttttgctgGTGGTGGGAAATGCTatctcaggcgccgctccagaatctcccataagtgttcaattgtgttgagatctggtgactgagacagccaGGGCATATGCTTTAcatcattttcatgctcatcaaaccattaagtgaccactcgtgccctgtgatttgttatcctatgggggcatagccatggtagccaaaataatggcctaacagcatttttatacatgattAACTCcgaaaccacacctgtgtggaagcacttgctttcaatatactttgtatcccttgtttactcaagtgtttccaatatttgggcagttacctgtagataCAGAGAGTAATATAACTACATTTGTTGTCACCCCGAGAAGTCAATGGCATGATAACATACCTTTTCTTTCACCAGACGACCGAGCAACTTCTCATTTGGAGTGCTGTGAAAAACGTTAAGCAATTTACTTTAGATCAATTAAAAGATAAACAAGAAAAACATCAGTTCCCGACTTAAAGCCGTCCTTATTTGAACTTTACTTGAAGGTGTTATCAACAACATGTGCAAACGTAACACTGCTGCAAACTCTTGACCCGCCACGGACCTAAGGTCCTCCTCGTCTCCCATGTCCACCCCGGCCTCCCGGAGCATGGCCACGCCCTCTGTATACTCCAGCCTCAGAGTGGGCTCCAGGAACTTGAAGGGCTCGCTGGGGTACTGCTTCCCTACCGTCTGGATCTCAGTCTGGCACctggacgacacacacacacacataaacaaacaggcgagccaaacatacacacacataaacaaacaggCGAGCCAAACATACACATCGCCGAGTCATTCAACGGACACCTGCTACCTCAGCGCAGACGCCGTGCCCTTTCGGCGGTGTACTTTCTATAGGGCGTCATCCATGTGTTCCAGTTATAGCCCTGTAATGGGCCCTCTAAAGATTCAACCGTACTCATTCACTTTGCTTGCAAATATGGGTTAGAAGTGCATCAACGTCTTACTTGTCTCGGAGCCCTTTGAAGATCTGCACCATGGTGTCGGTGATGGACTCGATCACTTCGTGGTAGTGGTAGTTGAACGCCAACTCAATATCCAGACCTACAAACTCTGTCAGATGACGATGGGTGTTGGAGTCTTCTGCTCTGAACACTGGAACGGAGAACATCTTCAGTTAGTATCAGCGCCATTGTATTTCACTAAGAGGATTAGATCCATCACCCCAGAGGTATACTAGACATCGGAGGtagcgtctcaaatggcaccctactccctttatagtgcactatttcgACCAGGGCACATTGACCAGACATACGAGACTGCAGTGGGGGGAGAAGTCATTACTCCCCTGGTTATGTGTGGATCTGGCCAGGTGATGTCCCTGTTGAGCTACCTCACAGAGAAGAGACTGGGGACATTATGCAACCAAGCACAAGCCAGTGAGATAAATGTTTCCTATGGCTCAACATGTGCGCTATCACAACACCATCTACATATGCATGAAATAATCTGTGTATATGTGGTAATCCGCCCAGGTTTAATATTGTGTAGGTCACTTTTCCTGAATAGTGTTTGTTTGTTGACTACATAACTAGCGACTGATGTATTCAACACAACAGTTTTATTCATTCCCATTATTGGATAGTGTTCATTGGGGAGTGAAAAGGGGTTAGGTGAAGGGCTTAGAGATGTTGTcttttcaatatatatatttttatatttgacACTTTATTCAGATGGCTTGAAACAAAAGGGGAGAGACGGGTCCAGCAGGAACACAGAAGTAAGGGGGGACGCGAGGATTGAACCCTTGTCTCCGGGGGGGTAAAGTATATGTGCCTGGCGGGAAGCATTACAGCTAGACCACAGGTTTAGATATTGACTCACCTGGTCCCACACAGAACACCTTGTCAAAGTCAGCACAGATACACATCTGCTTGTAGAGCTGGGGAGACTGGGCCAGGTAGGCGCTGGTTTTGAAGTAGGACACAGTGAAGACGTTCGCGCCACCCTCACTGGCAGCTAGAGAGGAGAAAGATACCTTTGAGTCAAACTATCCAAGAAGAGAAGCAACACATGacccaaaataatattttttaactAACCTTTGTGACAATTCAATTTCCTAAcaatgtaagcatttcactgttaatctacatctgctgtttacgaagcatgtgacaaatacaatttgattcgattttgATTCCAATTATTAACCATTAAAAAGAGATTCTACAGTACTTTTAGCTAGTAGTTCTAA
Coding sequences within:
- the LOC139380347 gene encoding aspartate--tRNA ligase, cytoplasmic-like, whose product is MTKDAVQGAAEEADQAQSKKGLKKQQKEAEKAAKKAEKQAKLAADTQSTDEDDFAKDRYGVPQMVQSQQKLDRVLVRVHKLTPEKADQLIWVRARIHTSRAKGKQCFLVLRQQQFNVQALVAVGERASKQMVKFAANINKESIVDVEAMVRKVEQKIESCTQQDVELHIERIFVISQAEPRLPLQLEDCVRPDGEGDEDGRATVNQDTRLDNRVIDLRTTTSQAIFRLQSGVCQLFRDTLTNKGFVEIQTPKIISAASEGGANVFTVSYFKTSAYLAQSPQLYKQMCICADFDKVFCVGPVFRAEDSNTHRHLTEFVGLDIELAFNYHYHEVIESITDTMVQIFKGLRDKCQTEIQTVGKQYPSEPFKFLEPTLRLEYTEGVAMLREAGVDMGDEEDLSTPNEKLLGRLVKEKYDTDFYVLDKYPLAVRPFYTMPDPNDKKYSNSYDMFMRGEEILSGAQRIHDAQLLTERAIHHNIDLEKIKSYIDSFRYGAPPHGGGGIGLERVCMLYLGLHNVRQVSMFPRDPKRLTP